A stretch of DNA from Calditrichota bacterium:
GCGAGCCGTCTGGGTGCACGCACAAGGAGGGAGAAGCTATGTTGCAGGAGTTCAAGAAGTTCATCATGCGTGGCAACGTGGTGGACATGGCGGTGGGAATCGTCGTGGGAGCCGCGTTTGGCTCCATCGTCA
This window harbors:
- a CDS encoding MscL family protein encodes the protein MLQEFKKFIMRGNVVDMAVGIVVGAAFGSIV